The following coding sequences lie in one Deltaproteobacteria bacterium genomic window:
- a CDS encoding VCBS repeat-containing protein has protein sequence MQPRRAPYVTGLLCIATASACFDPEGNATTSASGSATLTGTTDAGTSTGGTSSAGSATGVDTTGTSSPADSSGGHTKFDLSGGSESSSGGEVVSCKASEDDMNNIGDCMQQSPPDAFEPDVQWTWDGPGAERESLVTPLVANLTDDNADGEIDLCDIPDIVVAVTAFPNDGHIYVLDGATGSEHFMIPTAITWSINPAIGDIDGDGIPEIVAATGPGFGGPSSAIAFEHDGTVKWQNTSTIDHSQGGAITLADLDNDGDVEISMDRLIIDHLGNTIATLPETQVADNFTTVAADLDGDGDGEIVIGANAYHHDGTVYFSNPQLERGFAQVANLDGDPEPEVLITGYGGVTVLDHTGAVVAMNQAPGGGASWFRPATVHDFDGDNVSEVATSSANAYVMFENDFTVGWQASVQDGSGWAGGTAFDFDGNGVAEAMYADETNLWVFDGDGMPLLSVPRSAKTLAEYPVVADVDNDGAAEIVVVSDSGFSNMQTAPTVQVIRDVRERWIQARRIWNQHTYHVTNVLEDGRIPMMEKRWWQLLNTFRTNSQIEGGMICDPPG, from the coding sequence ATGCAACCGCGGCGAGCTCCCTATGTCACTGGCCTCCTCTGCATCGCGACCGCGAGCGCCTGCTTCGACCCCGAGGGCAATGCGACCACCTCGGCATCGGGCAGCGCGACCCTGACCGGCACCACCGATGCCGGCACGAGCACCGGCGGCACGAGCAGCGCGGGCTCGGCCACGGGCGTCGACACCACCGGCACCTCGAGTCCCGCCGACAGCAGCGGTGGCCACACCAAGTTCGATCTCTCCGGTGGATCCGAGTCGAGCTCGGGCGGCGAGGTGGTCAGCTGCAAGGCCTCGGAGGACGACATGAACAACATCGGTGACTGCATGCAGCAGTCACCGCCCGACGCGTTCGAGCCCGACGTGCAGTGGACCTGGGACGGCCCCGGTGCGGAGCGCGAGTCGCTGGTCACGCCGCTGGTCGCCAACCTCACCGACGACAATGCCGACGGCGAGATCGACCTCTGCGACATCCCGGACATCGTGGTGGCCGTGACGGCGTTCCCCAACGACGGCCACATCTACGTGCTCGATGGCGCCACCGGCAGCGAGCACTTCATGATCCCCACCGCGATCACGTGGTCGATCAATCCCGCGATCGGCGACATCGACGGCGACGGCATCCCCGAGATCGTCGCGGCCACCGGCCCGGGCTTCGGCGGGCCCTCGTCGGCGATCGCCTTCGAGCACGACGGCACCGTCAAGTGGCAGAACACCAGCACCATCGATCACAGCCAAGGCGGTGCGATCACGCTGGCCGACCTCGACAACGACGGCGACGTCGAGATCAGCATGGATCGGCTGATCATCGATCACCTCGGCAACACCATTGCGACGCTGCCCGAGACCCAGGTCGCCGACAACTTCACGACCGTCGCGGCGGATCTCGACGGTGACGGCGATGGCGAGATCGTCATCGGTGCCAACGCCTATCACCACGACGGTACGGTCTACTTCAGCAACCCGCAGCTCGAACGCGGCTTTGCACAGGTCGCCAACCTCGACGGTGACCCCGAGCCCGAGGTGCTCATCACCGGCTACGGCGGCGTGACGGTGCTCGATCACACCGGCGCCGTCGTGGCGATGAACCAAGCCCCCGGTGGCGGCGCGAGCTGGTTCCGACCCGCGACCGTCCACGACTTCGACGGCGACAACGTCTCGGAGGTCGCGACCAGCTCGGCCAACGCCTACGTCATGTTCGAGAACGACTTCACGGTCGGCTGGCAGGCCAGCGTGCAGGATGGCAGCGGCTGGGCGGGGGGCACCGCCTTCGACTTCGACGGCAACGGTGTGGCCGAGGCGATGTACGCCGACGAGACCAACCTGTGGGTCTTCGACGGCGATGGCATGCCGCTGCTGAGCGTGCCGCGCAGCGCGAAGACGCTCGCGGAGTACCCCGTGGTCGCCGACGTCGACAACGACGGCGCGGCCGAGATCGTCGTGGTCTCGGACTCGGGCTTCTCGAACATGCAGACCGCGCCCACCGTGCAGGTCATCCGCGACGTCCGCGAGCGATGGATCCAGGCCCGCCGCATCTGGAATCAGCACACCTACCACGTGACCAACGTGCTCGAGGACGGCCGCATCCCGATGATGGAGAAGCGGTGGTGGCAGCTGCTCAACACCTTCCGCACGAACTCGCAGATCGAGGGCGGCATGATCTGCGACCCGCCGGGCTGA
- a CDS encoding serine/threonine protein kinase: MAEDDNGNPLGVLLERAKPDGGFASQQSLEMLQARLFGRSDPTKLVGRYRLEQRLGAGGGGTVYRARDPETGRVVAIKLLVADNRASSARARLIREAQSLAKLSHPNIVEFLEVGTFDPGVLEAHATGHEHGVFMAMEFVEGRNLAEWGAERHTFKEIRDTFVAAGRGLAFAHARGFVHRDFKPSNVLVGDDGRVRVADFGLARVTRELTAPVAVMASRFGGDVSLPGMHVSLTKPGTVLGTPAYMAPEQHLSSRADARSDQFSFCLALYETLYGRGPYVAGTAGKMLEAKLRGMIAPPPRDVKIPLHIHRAVVRGLQPDASLRHASMDDLLAILETEHDHSRTVRWIAAAGGLALATAGATAFALHRADDGGCSDALADSGWDSNAFDRLRTALTGSTAGFRETTLTRVGERLDTWSTVWSAARERVCDASSSGADVATQRACLRDAKAHVLAFVAAVPAGSGGTAMPGRLERAIATLDLLWDPSECVTAAAEAAPPALADEVARAEIAVALGDPAAPSLADALGDRGRELGDPMTIALAEGLGLRARGRFDDPTPWRTAHAALVALAAPRRAEELALAALTGAAELGDREAAATWVAAIDGDARSSTASVRARVFAAMAALAYARESYDEATAWCRSAHDVTAQSMPGSVVDAEVAMTCARVPVAAGRDAAAIAAWEAAAAATERAWGGDHPMTAFARAEFAFVLFMAGRRDAARPHAAIALDVLTRGTTDDDARRIAPLLLLGELDRSRDPEAAARHFAQAEAIASADERRALAQADGFFRLARGTVAIDPRRSEDLVTAASSRLARMGPAADGLRAAIVRWRD; this comes from the coding sequence TTGGCGGAGGACGACAACGGCAATCCCCTCGGCGTGCTGCTCGAGCGGGCCAAACCCGACGGCGGGTTCGCGTCGCAGCAATCGCTGGAGATGCTGCAGGCGCGGCTCTTCGGCCGTTCGGACCCGACCAAGCTCGTCGGTCGCTATCGCCTCGAACAGCGGCTCGGCGCCGGCGGCGGCGGCACGGTGTACCGCGCGCGCGACCCCGAGACCGGGCGCGTGGTCGCCATCAAGCTGCTGGTCGCGGACAACCGCGCCAGCTCGGCGCGCGCTCGATTGATCCGCGAGGCGCAGTCGCTCGCCAAGCTGAGCCACCCGAACATCGTCGAGTTCCTCGAGGTCGGCACCTTCGATCCCGGTGTGCTCGAGGCCCATGCGACCGGCCACGAGCACGGCGTGTTCATGGCGATGGAGTTCGTCGAGGGCCGCAACCTCGCCGAGTGGGGCGCCGAGCGACACACCTTCAAGGAGATTCGCGACACCTTCGTGGCCGCGGGGCGCGGGCTGGCGTTCGCACACGCACGCGGCTTCGTGCACCGCGATTTCAAGCCCAGCAACGTGCTCGTCGGCGACGACGGTCGCGTGCGCGTGGCCGACTTCGGTCTCGCGCGGGTGACCCGCGAGCTCACCGCACCGGTTGCGGTGATGGCCTCTCGCTTCGGCGGCGACGTGTCGCTGCCGGGGATGCACGTGTCGCTCACCAAGCCCGGCACCGTGCTCGGCACGCCGGCGTACATGGCCCCGGAGCAGCACCTCAGCTCGCGTGCCGACGCACGCAGCGATCAGTTCAGCTTCTGCCTCGCGCTGTACGAGACGCTCTACGGCCGCGGACCCTACGTCGCCGGGACCGCCGGCAAGATGCTGGAGGCCAAGCTGCGCGGGATGATCGCGCCGCCGCCCCGCGACGTGAAGATCCCGCTGCACATCCACCGCGCGGTCGTGCGGGGCCTGCAGCCGGATGCATCGCTGCGACACGCATCGATGGACGACCTGCTCGCGATCCTCGAGACCGAGCACGATCACAGTCGCACGGTGCGTTGGATCGCGGCCGCCGGCGGGCTCGCGCTGGCGACCGCCGGTGCGACGGCGTTCGCGCTGCACCGGGCCGACGACGGCGGCTGCAGCGACGCGCTGGCCGACAGCGGCTGGGACTCGAACGCGTTCGATCGGCTGCGCACCGCACTCACCGGCTCGACCGCGGGCTTCCGCGAGACCACCCTGACGCGCGTGGGCGAGCGGCTCGACACCTGGTCGACGGTGTGGAGCGCCGCGCGGGAGCGGGTCTGCGACGCGAGCTCGAGCGGCGCCGACGTGGCGACGCAGCGCGCCTGCCTGCGAGACGCCAAGGCCCACGTGCTCGCGTTCGTTGCCGCGGTGCCGGCGGGCTCCGGCGGCACCGCGATGCCGGGCCGACTCGAGCGTGCGATCGCGACCCTCGATCTGCTGTGGGATCCGTCCGAGTGCGTCACCGCGGCGGCCGAAGCCGCTCCGCCCGCGCTGGCCGACGAAGTCGCACGCGCCGAGATCGCCGTGGCGCTCGGTGACCCCGCCGCGCCCTCGTTGGCCGACGCGCTCGGCGACCGTGGCCGCGAGCTCGGCGACCCGATGACCATCGCCCTCGCCGAGGGCCTGGGACTGCGGGCGCGGGGTCGCTTCGACGATCCGACACCGTGGCGCACCGCCCACGCCGCGCTCGTGGCCCTCGCCGCGCCGCGACGTGCCGAGGAGCTGGCCCTCGCCGCACTCACGGGGGCGGCCGAGCTCGGCGATCGCGAGGCCGCCGCCACCTGGGTCGCGGCGATCGACGGCGACGCGCGCAGCAGCACCGCGAGCGTGCGCGCGCGGGTGTTCGCAGCCATGGCCGCGCTCGCCTACGCACGCGAGTCCTACGACGAGGCCACGGCGTGGTGTCGCAGCGCCCACGACGTGACCGCGCAATCCATGCCCGGATCGGTGGTCGACGCCGAGGTCGCGATGACCTGCGCGCGGGTACCGGTCGCCGCCGGCCGCGACGCCGCCGCGATCGCAGCCTGGGAGGCCGCCGCCGCCGCGACCGAGCGCGCCTGGGGCGGCGACCACCCGATGACCGCGTTCGCGCGGGCCGAGTTCGCGTTCGTGCTGTTCATGGCCGGGCGCCGCGACGCCGCGCGCCCCCACGCCGCGATCGCCCTCGACGTGCTCACCCGCGGCACCACCGACGACGACGCCCGCCGCATCGCGCCGCTGCTGTTGCTGGGCGAGCTCGACCGCAGTCGCGACCCCGAAGCCGCGGCGCGCCACTTCGCCCAGGCCGAGGCCATCGCCAGCGCCGACGAGCGACGGGCGCTCGCACAGGCGGACGGCTTCTTCCGCCTCGCCCGCGGGACCGTGGCGATCGATCCGCGTCGCAGCGAAGACCTCGTCACCGCGGCGAGCTCGCGACTGGCCCGCATGGGTCCGGCCGCCGACGGCCTGCGCGCAGCGATCGTCCGCTGGCGCGACTAG
- a CDS encoding sigma-70 family RNA polymerase sigma factor: MPSDVELLRAWRGGDNEAGNELVRRNFMSVYRFFVNKASDDVDDLIQRTFLACVEGRDRLREDASLKAYILGIARNQLLMHMRRRERRETPYAPEEMSVASVYGSPSRVMADREEEKLLLQALRQIPLDLQTIVELYYWEQLPVGEIAVILEVPAGTVKSRLFRARDALREQLTVMDVPAQLQRTTIEGLEHWARALRDNMRSDQGG; this comes from the coding sequence ATGCCTTCAGACGTCGAGCTCCTGCGTGCGTGGCGTGGCGGTGACAACGAGGCCGGCAACGAGCTGGTCCGCCGCAACTTCATGAGCGTCTACCGGTTCTTCGTGAACAAGGCGAGCGACGACGTCGACGACCTCATCCAGCGGACCTTCCTGGCGTGCGTCGAGGGCCGCGATCGGCTGCGCGAGGACGCCAGCCTCAAGGCCTACATCCTCGGCATCGCACGCAACCAGCTGCTCATGCACATGCGTCGACGCGAGCGACGCGAGACACCCTACGCACCCGAGGAGATGTCGGTCGCGTCGGTGTACGGCTCGCCCAGCCGCGTGATGGCGGATCGCGAGGAGGAGAAGCTGCTGCTGCAGGCGCTGCGGCAGATCCCGCTCGATCTCCAGACCATCGTCGAGCTCTACTACTGGGAGCAGCTGCCCGTCGGCGAGATCGCCGTGATCCTCGAGGTGCCGGCTGGCACCGTGAAGAGCCGCCTGTTCCGCGCCCGCGATGCGCTGCGCGAGCAGCTGACGGTGATGGACGTGCCCGCGCAGCTGCAGCGCACGACCATCGAGGGGCTCGAGCACTGGGCCCGGGCGCTGCGCGACAACATGCGCTCCGATCAGGGCGGCTAG